Proteins co-encoded in one Lysobacter solisilvae genomic window:
- a CDS encoding NAD(P)/FAD-dependent oxidoreductase, translating into MHASSTPSTAVVIGAGIVGLACALRLQQCGLTTTLVDAQTRPQGASYGNAGHIAIEQVEPLASWSTLRSAPRRLFAMGGALDVRDPLWVAPWALQMACAASPRRFEAGRAALGGLLRQALPAWRNLVDTLGRRDLLRADGHVVVWESAASAARGRATWARADIGGARVRDLVQAELDELAAVLRSRPAGGVHFEGTAQVADPGLALEVMRDAFEACGGTLRQAPVRALSVQDGRTGAVLTDGSVLQGDCVLVAAGVGSRALLATLGIHAPLIAERGYHLQWSEHNWPLRMPPVVFEDRSLILTRFRSGLRAASFVEFARQETPPDPRKWRALGRHASDLGLPVGGEPQPWMGARPTLPDYLPAIGRSATAPGLLYACGHQHLGLTLAPLTAHLVAALATGRPPPVSVQPFDLARFSSARSSSAHFPSRASSASTRP; encoded by the coding sequence GTGCACGCCAGCAGCACTCCTTCCACTGCCGTGGTGATCGGCGCCGGCATCGTCGGCCTGGCCTGTGCGTTGCGCCTGCAGCAGTGCGGGCTGACCACGACGCTGGTAGATGCCCAGACCCGCCCGCAGGGGGCCTCGTACGGCAATGCCGGGCACATCGCGATCGAGCAGGTCGAACCCCTGGCCTCCTGGTCCACGTTGCGTTCGGCGCCCCGCCGGCTTTTCGCCATGGGCGGCGCGCTGGACGTCCGCGATCCGCTGTGGGTGGCGCCGTGGGCACTGCAGATGGCGTGCGCGGCGTCCCCGCGTCGCTTCGAAGCCGGGCGCGCGGCACTGGGCGGCTTGCTGCGGCAGGCGCTGCCCGCCTGGCGCAACCTGGTGGACACCCTGGGGCGACGCGACCTGCTGCGCGCCGATGGCCATGTCGTGGTGTGGGAATCTGCCGCCAGCGCCGCCCGTGGCCGCGCGACATGGGCGCGCGCGGACATCGGCGGTGCCCGCGTGCGCGATCTGGTCCAGGCCGAACTCGACGAGCTGGCGGCCGTGCTGCGCAGCCGGCCGGCGGGCGGCGTGCATTTCGAAGGCACCGCGCAGGTCGCCGACCCCGGCCTGGCGCTCGAAGTCATGCGCGACGCGTTTGAAGCCTGCGGCGGCACGCTTCGCCAGGCGCCAGTGCGCGCGTTGTCGGTGCAGGACGGCCGTACGGGCGCGGTGCTCACCGACGGCAGCGTGCTGCAGGGCGACTGCGTCCTCGTGGCCGCGGGTGTGGGTTCGCGCGCACTGCTGGCAACTCTGGGGATACACGCTCCACTGATCGCCGAGCGCGGTTATCACCTGCAGTGGAGCGAACACAACTGGCCGCTGCGCATGCCGCCGGTGGTGTTCGAGGACCGGTCGCTGATCCTTACCCGCTTCCGCAGCGGACTGCGCGCGGCCAGCTTCGTCGAATTCGCGCGGCAGGAGACCCCGCCGGACCCGCGCAAGTGGCGGGCATTGGGTCGCCATGCGAGTGATCTGGGGCTGCCGGTCGGCGGTGAACCGCAGCCCTGGATGGGTGCGCGGCCGACCCTTCCCGACTATCTGCCCGCGATCGGTCGCAGCGCGACGGCACCGGGCCTGCTGTACGCCTGCGGCCACCAGCACCTGGGACTCACCCTGGCGCCGCTGACCGCGCACCTGGTCGCGGCGCTGGCCACAGGACGCCCGCCGCCGGTGTCGGTGCAGCCCTTCGATCTCGCCCGCTTCTCCTCGGCCCGATCCTCCTCTGCCCACTTTCCGTCACGCGCTTCTTCAGCGAGCACACGTCCATGA
- a CDS encoding M24 family metallopeptidase: MSQGIGGSTAEHELAALRRWPQQAARIGAEERAHRLKRARALMADAGVDALVINAGASLRYFSGLPWAPTERLIVLLVRPSGPPVLVCPQFELGSVEAGLGVLADVRTWEEHDSPHALLADSLREVGARRIAVDPQMPFCHIQALRQAAPGVELIDAAPVIDGCRMHKSQAELALIRQAMAMTLEVHRRAAAILRPGVSTANVRRFIDEAHRALGADNGSTFCAVQFGQATCYPHGVPGEQLLARGDLVLIDTGCTVDGYHSDITRTYVFGAPTVEQSAVWQLEREAQQAAFDAVRPGYPCETVDAAARTVLTRAGFGPDYRLPGLPHRTGHGIGLAIHEAAYLVRGDRTPLAPGMCFSNEPMIVVPGRFGIRLEDHFHVTERGAQWFTPPSPSLAAPFG, from the coding sequence ATGAGTCAAGGTATCGGCGGTTCCACGGCGGAACACGAACTGGCGGCGCTGCGGCGCTGGCCGCAGCAGGCCGCGCGCATCGGCGCCGAAGAACGTGCGCATCGCCTCAAGCGCGCCCGCGCGCTGATGGCCGATGCCGGCGTGGACGCCCTGGTCATCAACGCGGGCGCCAGCCTGCGGTATTTCTCCGGCCTGCCGTGGGCGCCGACCGAGCGGCTGATCGTGCTGCTGGTCCGCCCGTCGGGTCCCCCGGTGCTGGTGTGTCCACAGTTCGAGCTGGGCTCGGTCGAAGCGGGGCTGGGCGTGCTGGCCGACGTACGCACCTGGGAGGAGCACGACAGCCCACACGCGCTGCTCGCCGACTCCCTGCGGGAAGTGGGCGCCCGCCGGATCGCGGTCGATCCGCAGATGCCCTTCTGCCATATCCAGGCGCTGCGACAGGCGGCGCCCGGCGTCGAGCTGATCGACGCCGCCCCCGTCATCGACGGCTGCCGCATGCACAAGTCACAGGCCGAACTCGCCCTGATCCGCCAGGCGATGGCGATGACGCTGGAAGTGCACCGCCGCGCCGCAGCCATCCTGCGTCCGGGCGTCAGCACCGCGAACGTGCGGCGCTTCATCGACGAGGCACACCGCGCGCTGGGCGCCGACAACGGCAGCACCTTCTGCGCGGTCCAGTTCGGCCAGGCGACCTGCTACCCGCACGGCGTCCCCGGCGAACAGCTGCTTGCACGGGGCGACCTGGTGCTGATCGATACCGGCTGCACCGTCGACGGTTACCACTCCGACATCACCCGGACCTACGTGTTCGGTGCGCCCACCGTCGAGCAGTCGGCGGTGTGGCAGCTGGAGCGCGAAGCGCAGCAGGCGGCTTTCGACGCAGTCCGCCCGGGATATCCGTGCGAAACCGTCGATGCGGCGGCGCGCACGGTACTGACACGCGCCGGCTTCGGGCCCGACTACCGCCTGCCCGGGCTGCCGCACCGCACCGGGCACGGCATCGGGCTGGCGATCCACGAGGCGGCCTACCTGGTGCGCGGTGACCGCACGCCGCTGGCGCCGGGCATGTGCTTCAGCAACGAACCGATGATCGTCGTGCCGGGCCGCTTCGGAATACGACTCGAAGACCACTTCCACGTGACCGAACGCGGCGCGCAGTGGTTCACGCCGCCATCGCCCTCGCTGGCGGCGCCGTTCGGATGA